The Puntigrus tetrazona isolate hp1 unplaced genomic scaffold, ASM1883169v1 S000000104, whole genome shotgun sequence genome segment AAGGCGAAACTCCGGAAGAATCCCAGCCCCTCGCAGAAAAGATCCCGAAGAGCCAAAGCGCCCCACGTGCCCTCACTGCGGAAAGAGCTTCGTGCGAAACGAGCACCTCAAAATGCACCTCCtgattcacaccggagagaagcccttcTCGTGCCTCCAGTGCGGCCGGAGCTTCCGGTGCCAAGGAGACCTGACCAAACACACccggatccacaccggagagcgTCCCTTTGCGTGTCTCCAGTGCGGAAAGGGCTTCCCGAGCTCCTACGCGCTCAAAACCCATCGGCTCCTTTCACTCGGCGCCCGCTCCTTCAGCTGCGATCGGGTGCGAAATCCTTCGTCCTGCCCACGTACCTGCAGAGACACTCGAAAATCCACGAAGACCGGAAGCCTTGCGTGTGCCCGCTCTGCGGCAAGGCGTTTTTCTACCTCAAGGAGCACCAGAAGATGCACGCCGCCGTGAGGGAGCACCTGTGCTTCGAGTGCGAGAAGAGCTTCACCTCGGCCAAATCGCTCAAGCAGCATCAGATGATtcacacgggagagaagccGTACAAGTGCACGCGCTGCGACAAGAGATTCACGCAGTCGGGGTCCCTGAAAGACCACGAGCGGGTTCACACCGGAGAAAAGCCGTACCGGTGCTCCTCGTGCGGGAGGGACTTCAGCCGATCGAGCAACCGACGGACTCACATGAGAAAGTGTCGCCAGGCGTTAGACATTCAGATCGAGACGGCATGTTAGCTGGAAAAAGACTTTTatcaatatgttaaaataacaaacgaggaacaaattgttttaatattatatttttattttatttttagtatttttttttcttataactGATGATTTGGCCcccacaacatttttttacatttcttttgcactataaaagcaaaaaataatacgCCATTAAAGATCCATTTACGAAAAGACTCGGCCCGCTTCTGCTTCATACTGAATCATGCATATCCTCCTCGTGGTTCATTTAATTACCGTGATGTGAAGAATCTGTTTATCGGTCGTCACAGTTTCTCACAGTGCtttatatgaaattaattaattttgtattttctaacgtggttataataaaaaaggcaaGCAAAGCCAAAATCTTTGAGCCATGCAAATATCCTTCACGCCTTTGGTTTTAATTCGTTTAatctcttttctttgctttttcctTTCCTGCTTACCATAGATCCGTGATCGCCTgttatacttttttgtttttgtttaaagcataataataataaatcgtGAAACACTCTTGCACCAGTACTAAGCCTGCGCAGACATGTGTTCATTTAAGTCGACAATAGTGGCATAGAAAATCCtcactttttgcttttatttcattagtttgGTCTGCGCAACTAAATGGCATCTAGCCTCCCTTTTCTGGATGAAACTGTGTCCTACGTTTACTTTTATCACGTATCAGGAGAAATATAAGTCTGACCGcttgtgtatgtatttacacaTCGAGCTCGAATTCGATTCCCGAAAGAATGAATCTTAAGAGTCGGTTCgttttaatgaatcaatttaACGCGGTGACTCGAATCCTAAGAAATAACTTCCTTGTGTATGGCTAAGTAGATAACCAACGTTTTCGACTAGTTGCTCACAGCATAATGTGTGAAGACGACGTTGTTTATGCGAAATATAAGTAGGaatgcttttaataattattaattgtattttatgcatCCGCAGCTTATTCATCAGTAATCATAGGGTTTCGACATTGAAAAGAATTAGCCATTGGggaaaaaactttaaataacttccatgcattgttttaaatgatctaCTATCgttttaaacattcatattcGTATACAttgtatatgttaaatattcctgcattttaaatatctcttcaaaatatctttatattaagGCGTTATAATATATCAGTATATCTTCAGCTGGAGTTTTTATGTCTTAACCATTTAATATTCGGTTAGTTTCATTTATAATGCAAAGTTTGGAGACCCACATACACTGTTTTCTGGTCACATGATCCAAATTACCAATGCCACTTATACAGACTACAACATAGAAATCTTCAAATTAGTTTAGTATCTTTAAACATGCccttaaagttttaattattgGGATGCATTTATCTGCTGTACGCGGCGCTTGAGCTCAACCGCTGCCCAATTCATGAAAAATACCAGAAAAAGTAGTGCTTACGGAATCTAATTTGCTCCAACCGTCTCTAATTTTTCTACATCGGGCGCCTAATTGATGTCTGACCAACCAGTGgtgattattttaaacaacGTGTGAAAACAGTGAGATTTTGTGCTTTTCCTCTGCCCACTTAAAACAGCGCCCAGTCTGTTGAGACTGTTTCACCAAGAACGGGCTCTTTACCGGGAAGGATCGACTCaagcttaaataaaacacaagacaagttctttggatttttagcttgcaaggactGCGCTGtcgtcggttgcaagcgggagaaaaAGCAGGTTTCTCTTTTTGCTTCCAAGCTCAGATCACAAGTTGCTTTGTTTATAGAGAAAAGGACAGGCGAGATGagtaaaagcaaatgaaaaacaaggaCTTCAAATACGCACGTCAGATATATGTGGAAACTAAAACTGAAGCATAATGTCAAGACACAACTCCAACATctcctgtttgacatttagcacctACTAAAATGACATAACAAAGCATAAACACTTTTGAACTACATATCTACCGAGTACTTGATTAAATGATCGATGCTTActtttaaacagcaaggttgggcgaaaaccTCAGTATCAGAgggaaaaattcccaaccgaccctcaagatgttacatgggcgtatcacctgtaaggcttgcatcttaatgtatacaatagaaaatgtaaaatagaaaatgaaataaaaacatcagcCTCGccacagctgtggttttaactcAGACTTCACACATGACACTAAAACTCTCCGCTGGGAACTTTGCGTAGGCATGCCACACGCTGGTCGTGAATGGATGGGTACGAGTGTTCAGCTTTTTATCCATGACCGTCGGGTCCGGTGGACTCCGTCCTTGTCGATGCCGGCTGAGCAGATTCTCAGTCCCTCTCCGCCTCCCTGGGGTCGATCGGGTCTCCCGCGCGTGATCACCAGTTGACCGTCACTGCTGCGGTCAGGTTTAGAGCGACTCTCCAGCCCTCACGTGCTCCCATTGGGGGGCGCGATAGCTGGGAGTAAGGGATTCGctgatttcttcagcagcctGGCGGTTTTGATACCGCCGACTTCCACCCCTACTCAGCGCCCTCCCAAAGGCGCCAGCAGTTTGCAGTGGCTTCGTGGATCCACGTGATATCTCTCAGCGATCTTAACTGCAGTGGGTGTGGTCAGGGTAAAGATGAATGGTCCTTCCCACCTTGGCGACGCACCAGTTCTTTCTCTTGATAACTTTGATCAGGACGCTGTCGCCTGGTTTCACTCTTTTGAGGTctgtggggacagaggtatatctggcagatcatttgctctcacgacttctttaaatttcaacattttgttcatccattctgctTGTGGTTTCGCACACACGCTATCACACAGCGGCAAACTGAACGGTCTCACCGTGATAATATCTCTAAAAAGGTGTTAGCCCTTATCAGTGGGCGTTAttctcatatatatttttactaaaatcaAACATTCAACCCAGTTTCTTGCCTGTCCGTCTCCATTGTTTTCTTAACCTGAGTTTAACTGTGCCATTAGTTCTCTCAACTAATCCTGCACTGCAACAAATGGTTTTTAAGCTTTATGCCTAAATTAATGGACATCTCATGGCTACATCATTCACAAAAATATGGTCCATTATCACTGTACAGTCTCTGAGGAAACATCGGTGTATTACAGTGAGCCTCAActattataactattatatCATTTCTTCAGTAACTGGTTTTATGCCTTCTGTGCATCTGGCTTAAGGATATTGCTTTATGCGGGCCTGcagtttgttttggtttgataACCACTGGTGATGCTGTTGTCATTGACCCTACGTCTGTTTTCCTTTTgaccaaaaatgttttggaagTGGGGACATAAgatttcacatatattttcttAGAACTAGGCTGCAATCCTGGGATTATGTCATGTAATACTGTTCTGTCCGCTTCCAGAATCACAGAGAAATTTCCTGACAAAGCTAGAAAGGCCTCGATACTGCTCTGCAGGTCTAGGTcagctttggggtcattatcagtctcgcctagatctgggtcagctttggggtcattattagtctcgcctagatctgggtcagctttggggtCAGCTGTTGGTCTCGCCAGATCTGGGGCCgctttggggtcattatcggTCTCGCCTAGATCAGGGGCAGCTTTGGGGTCGCTATCGGGTCTCGCCagatctgggtcagctttggggtcattatcagtCTCTGTCTCAGATCTGGGTCCCGCTTTGGGGTCATTGTTGGTCTCTCGCCTAGATCTGGGCcagctttggggtcattatcggGTCCCGCCCAGATCAGGGGGGcagctttggggtcattatcggTCTCGCCAGATCTGGGTCAGCTTTTGGGGTCATTATCGCCTCGCctagatctgggtcagctttggggGTCATTATCGGTCTCGCCAGATCTGGGTCAGCTTGGGGTCATTATCGGTCCCGCCTAGGTCTGGGCCAGCTTAGGGGTCATTGTTTGGTCTCGCCagatctgggtcagctttggggCCACATCGGTCCCGCctagatctgggtcagctttggggGGCACATCGGTCTCGCCAGATCTGGGCCAGCTTTGGGGTCGTCATTATCGGTCCCGctagatctgggtcagctttgggAGTCATTATCAGTCTCGCCAGATCTGGGTCAGCTGGGGGGTCATTGCTGTTGGTCTCGCCTAGATTTGGGCCGCTGGTCATTATCGGCCCCGCCTAGATCAGGGcagctttggggtcattatcggTCTCGCTCTCagatctgggtcagctttggggtcattgttggtctcgcctagatctgggtcagctttggggtcattatcagtCTCCCGCCagatctgggtcagctttggggGTCATTGTTGGTCTCGCCAGATCTGGGTCAGCtttttggggtcattatcggTCTCGCCAGATCAGGGGCAGCTTTGGGGGTCACATCGGTTCCCGCCAGATCTGGGCCGCCGGGGTCATTATCGGTTCCCGCCAGATCTGGGCCAGCTTTGGGGCTGGGCTATCGGCTCCCGCCagatctgggtcagctttgggCTCACATATCAGTCTCGCctagatctgggtcagctttggggGCTGTTGGTCTCGCCAGATCTGGGCTGGgctttggggtcattatcagtCTCCTGCCTAGATCTGGGCCAGCTTGGGGTCATTGTTGGTCTCACCTTGTCATAACTGATCATTATATGGGGCTGGTCTGTAGCTTTCTTCGGCTTCTACCCTGTGTTCTGGGCTTTAGCTGCCCTGGGCAGTCTCGGATATAATGGCCTTCcttgtggcaattaaaacacctGTTATATCTCTTTGTCATCGCTTGTCTGCCTTGAAAACTTTCCTCTCTAATTCCTCTACTCACGCCCTCTCCTTCCCTTCCTCTCTGATTAGATTGGTAATATGTGTTTGTACTCAAGCGAGGTCATGCCTCGGGAGAAGGCGGCGAGTATGGCGTAAAAATTCGGgctttatctgctttttctttttcatctttcaaCACTCTCCTGTCCCTGTCTTGCACAATTCATTATGCTGCTCACTGGGTCTGGATGGACCAGTctatataatgatattttttaatgtagtcTGCCAACTGGGGCCCAAATCCCAAAAGAGCGCCTGTTTGAGTAGATGTTGGCATGTACCAGCATCATCAGCACTGACACGGGAGCCCGACGTTAACCCTGAAAACGCCTTCCAGACGCTTCTCTGTATCTCATGCAAcgcttctccatctttctgttgACACTGGGCTATTTTAGAGTAATCTGGGCG includes the following:
- the LOC122332512 gene encoding zinc finger protein 501-like — encoded protein: MHLLIHTGEKPFSCLQCGRSFRCQGDLTKHTRIHTGERPFACLQCGKGFPSSYALKTHRLLSLGARSFSCDRAFFYLKEHQKMHAAVREHLCFECEKSFTSAKSLKQHQMIHTGEKPYKCTRCDKRFTQSGSLKDHERVHTGEKPYRCSSCGRDFSRSSNRRTHMRKCRQALDIQIETAC